In Sphingomonas sp. LR60, the following are encoded in one genomic region:
- a CDS encoding CpsD/CapB family tyrosine-protein kinase, giving the protein MTDTALNKVASDLRPAAPLPTLQEARQFAWSVTEAKQRGIYGFDSRDVRSRPFNLLRSRLLKLHRNKGWRLFGIVSATPAVGKSFIATNLSAALSRTPGIDTTLVDLDLRRGSVATNFGLTVERGMRDFFEGTVASLDELALHPEGERLVILPTDNAPARSAELLSSPRMDAMVAAMRARPTHSIFLCDLPPVFANDDATIVTTKLDAYILIVEEGRTTRKQIQDALHVLDQAPCAGVVLNRFDGGLLTDNYGYGYGAGYSDYYSK; this is encoded by the coding sequence ATGACCGATACCGCATTGAACAAGGTCGCCAGCGACCTGCGTCCCGCCGCCCCGCTCCCGACGCTCCAGGAGGCTCGCCAGTTCGCCTGGTCGGTCACCGAAGCGAAGCAGCGCGGCATCTATGGCTTCGACAGCCGCGACGTGCGCTCGCGTCCGTTCAACCTGCTTCGCTCGCGGCTTCTGAAGCTGCATCGAAACAAGGGCTGGCGGCTGTTCGGGATCGTCTCGGCGACACCCGCGGTCGGCAAGTCGTTCATCGCGACCAACCTGTCGGCCGCGCTGTCGCGTACGCCGGGGATCGACACGACCCTGGTCGACCTCGATCTGCGTCGCGGCTCGGTCGCGACCAACTTCGGGTTGACCGTCGAGCGCGGGATGCGTGACTTCTTCGAAGGAACGGTGGCGTCGCTTGACGAACTAGCGCTGCATCCGGAGGGCGAGCGCTTGGTGATCCTGCCGACCGACAACGCCCCGGCGCGATCCGCCGAGTTGCTGTCGTCGCCGCGGATGGACGCGATGGTCGCCGCGATGCGCGCGCGCCCGACGCACAGCATCTTCCTGTGCGATCTGCCGCCGGTGTTCGCCAACGATGACGCGACGATCGTGACGACCAAGCTCGACGCCTACATCCTGATCGTCGAGGAAGGGCGGACCACGCGCAAGCAGATCCAGGACGCGCTGCATGTCCTCGATCAGGCACCGTGCGCGGGTGTCGTGCTCAACCGCTTCGATGGCGGATTGCTGACCGACAATTACGGCTACGGCTATGGCGCGGGCTATAGCGACTATTACAGCAAGTAA